In Chelmon rostratus isolate fCheRos1 chromosome 4, fCheRos1.pri, whole genome shotgun sequence, a genomic segment contains:
- the lepr gene encoding leptin receptor, producing the protein MTTTMVQSVMLTVLMHVFLLSHGAQCSEPVERASHPSGALDLPWQDELCCDSPSAHLPAEGGEANRSESNLPHRRRCSFRAATAQSHPHEPSAGTCLDILCRIDENWENLTCDLQSHSPPSTTLDAGLMAVSLQRLLSQKEDTKASDGDTAADDPVVCEAEDSFMCSVSLDATTSFVTVVTVSISDATAPPVPLRIPARPVKPSPPVNLSHVQTIEAELILHWDDPSDSDTGPLRYEVRYSSNTTHPAWQVMAPHGEPRLPLDLKPRLNYTIQVRCSSLDQPPLWSDWSEPHHIYLDTVSYIPEKVVARPGENVTVYCVFNDHNINASTAMWMLNFQQPLHRSQYHPVNQWVSQITVRPSETRMYELLQCTQEWTIPYSQIYVEGASIDIHCETNGDIDAMDCSWKNTQWTKPKFRSRWADLSCDVMEERERAGEKVGEMGPACLQVRSKQKTCTIQPLRMNCYKLWLEVSSILGPIRSKPVYLSPIDHVKPHTPTNVRAVSRSSGVLRVMWEPLPLPVEGLQCQFRYHAPSAVRAQWKVQSPVRVPWAEVAVSDMCQVYVVQVRCKHTNGTGYWSEWSESVYSTPQNSRAPERGPDFWRVLQDNPHRNQTNVTLQFERLQTSGRSYCVDGFIVQHQDSSGSVMRKQIELASSYSFEWNQLPQTVTVAAYNSLGSSADNINMTLERQPRRRCLRSFTVLVINSTCVSLSWTLMENSSVPLFMVVQWSPQRQQDSDHHRGQSGVTWARLPYTGRPTYLRGDFFASKECGFYLYPVFADGEGEPAYATATRGDAAAYMMLMIVSFLSIVLFVTLVLSQNQMKKFVWKDVPNPNKCSWAKGLDFKKADTFDHLFRPPEGLPAWPLLLPSENISKVVIVDKVDLSALTTALVQAPLVSLTPDPALSISLPPEVDQAQPVESEAPRGAAPSFALNLDVLTSSNPKLDQLQLVEPGADQPPRSTNGSAQSSVTYATVLLSHPKQHLHYKDGSGSSSSDEGNFSANNSDISGSFPGGLWELDDPRRSYNSVEELSEPSEQEDEGEATEEKDLYYLRMDYPAEDEDSEEDEEQKEEATKTGLLKSIALNREDHRAESHPLLGPEDSSELLSASTRGCSPLYLPQFRTAPCTRQLTARPQDTPGVTVSRDPASTKVDLHMFPQT; encoded by the exons ATGACCACCACAAT GGTTCAGTCTGTGATGTTGACAGTCCTGATGCATGTTTTCCTGCTGTCCCACG GTGCTCAGTGTTCGGAGCCTGTAGAGAGAGCCTCCCATCCCTCAGGTGCCCTGGACCTCCCATGGCAGGATGAGCTGTGCTGTGACTCACCTTCAGCCCACCTGCCTGCGGAGGGAGGCGAGGCGAACCGCTCTGAATCAAACCTCCCACACCGCCGCCGCTGCAGCTTCAGGGCCGCGACAGCCCAGTCACATCCTCATGAGCCCTCTGCCG GCACCTGTTTGGACATACTGTGCAGAATCGATGAAAACTGGGAAAATTTAACTTGTGACCTGCAGTCTCACAGTCCACCATCAACCACGCTGGATGCTGGTCTCATGGCAGTTAGCTTACAGCGTCTGTT GTCTCAGAAAGAGGACACCAAGGCAAGCGATGGGGACACTGCAGCTGATGATCCTGTTGTCTGTGAAGCAGAGGATTCCTTCATGTGTTCAGTCAGCCTTGACGCTACGACAAGCTTTGTCACCGTGGTAACCGTCAGCATCTCTGACGCCACAGCTCCGCCAGTCCCACTCAGAATACCTGCCCGACCTG TGAAACCAAGTCCTCCAGTCAACCTGTCACATGTGCAGACCATTGAGGCGGAGCTGATCCTACACTGGGACGACCCATCGGACTCTGATACCGGCCCGCTGAGATACGAGGTCCGATACTCTTCCAACACCACTCATCCGGCCTGGCAG GTGATGGCTCCACATGGAGAGCCCAGGTTGCCTCTGGATCTGAAGCCCAGACTGAACTACACCATCCAGGTTCGCTGCTCCAGCCTGGACCAGCCCCCGCTGTGGAGCGACTGGAGTGAACCTCACCACATCTACCTGGACA CGGTGAGCTACATCCCTGAGAAAGTGGTGGCGCGACCGGGGGAGAACGTCACGGTGTACTGCGTGTTCAACGACCACAACATCAACGCCAGCACGGCCATGTGGATGCTCAACTTCCAGCAGCCGCTTCATCGCAGTCAGTACCACCCTGTCAACCAATGG GTCAGCCAGATCACGGTGCGTCCCTCGGAGACTCGGATGTACGAGCTGCTGCAGTGTACTCAGGAGTGGACCATCCCATACAGCCAGATCTATGTGGAAG GAGCTTCCATCGACATCCACTGCGAAACCAACGGCGACATCGATGCTATGGACTGCAGCTGGAAGAACACGCAGTGGACTAAACCCAAATTCAGGTCCAG GTGGGCGGACCTGTCGTGTGAcgtgatggaggagagggagagagcgggCGAGAAAGTTGGGGAGATGGGACCTGCTTGCCTGCAGGTCCGATCCAAACAGAAAACCTGCACCATCCAGCCTCTGAGGATGAACTGCTACAAGCTGTGGCTAGAAGTGTCGTCCATACTGGGCCCCATCAGGTCTAAACCCGTCTACCTGTCCCCCATAGATCATG TGAAACCCCACACACCCACTAATGTGAGGGCAGTGAGCCGGAGCAGTGGCGTCCTGAGGGTCATGTGGGAGCCTCTGCCTCTGCCGGTCGAGGGGCTCCAGTGTCAGTTTCGGTACCACGCCCCGTCCGCTGTGAGAGCCCAGTGGAAG GTCCAGAGTCCAGTGCGGGTGCCGTGGGCGGAGGTCGCGGTGTCCGACATGTGCCAGGTGTACGTGGTCCAAGTACGCTGCAAGCACACCAACGGCACGGGCTACTGGAGCGAATGGAGCGAATCCGTCTACTCCACACCGCAGAACAGCAGAG CTCCAGAGCGTGGTCCTGATTTCTGGAGAGTTCTCCAAGATAACCCACACAGAAACCAGACTAATGTCACTCTGCAATTTGAG CGTCTCCAAACATCAGGACGCTCGTACTGCGTGGATGGATTTATTGTCCAGCACCAGGACTCGAGTGGCTCTGTGATGAGGAAACAGATCGAGCTGGCGTCCTCCTACAGCTTTGAATGGAACCAGCTGCCCCAAACTGTGACTGTGGCGGCCTACAATAGTCTGGGGAGCTCCGCCGACAACATCAACATGACGCTGGAGAGACAGCCCCGAC gccGCTGCCTGCGTTCGTTCACTGTGCTGGTTATCAACAGCACCTGTGTGTCCCTGTCCTGGACTCTGATGGAGAACAGCTCTGTGCCCCTCTTCATGGTGGTCCAGTGGTctccacagaggcagcaggacTCTGATCATCACAGAGGCCAGAGTGGAGTAACATGGGCCAGGCTGCCGTACACTGGCCGTCCCACCTATCTGAGag GTGATTTCTTCGCCTCCAAGGAATGTGGCTTCTACTTGTACCCTGTGTTCGCTGATGGAGAAGGCGAGCCAGCGTACGCCACCG CCACCAGAGGAGACGCTGCAGCCTACATGATGCTGATGATcgtctccttcctctccatcgTCCTGTTCGTCACCCTGGTCCTCTCCCAAAACCA GATGAAAAAGTTTGTGTGGAAGGACGTGCCCAACCCAAACAAGTGCTCCTGGGCCAAAGGACTCGACttcaaaaag gCTGACACCTTTGACCACCTGTTCCGACCTCCAGAAGGCCTCCCAGCCTGGCCGCTGCTCCTGCCCTCTGAGAACATTTCCAAAGTCGTCATAGTGGACAAGGTCGATCTCTCAGCTCTGACCACAGCTTTGGTCCAAGCCCCTCTCGTGTCCCTCACTCCAGACCCAGCCTTATCCATCTCCCTTCCACCAGAGGTCGACCAGGCCCAACCCGTGGAGAGTGAGGCGCCCCGAGGTGCAGCTCCTTCCTTTGCACTCAATCTGGATGTTTTAACCAGTTCGAACCCGAAATTAGATCAGCTACAGCTAGTGGAGCCCGGAGCAGACCAGCCCCCACGCAGCACCAACGGCTCTGCTCAGTCTTCAGTCACATACGCCACCGTGCTGCTCTCTCATCCGAAGCAGCATCTCCACTATAAGGatggcagcggcagcagctccAGCGACGAGGGCAATTTCTCTGCCAACAACTCAGACATTTCGGGATCTTTCCCCGGTGGCCTGTGGGAGCTGGACGACCCGCGGCGCTCCTACAACTCTGTGGAGGAGCTTTCTGAACCATCAGAGCAAGAAGACGAAGGGGAGGCAACAGAAGAGAAGGACTTGTATTATCTAAGAATGGACTATCCAGCAGAGGACGAGGACAGcgaggaagatgaagagcagaagGAAGAGGCGACAAAGACTGGACTGCTTAAAAGCATAGCTTTGAACAGAGAGGACCATCGCGCGGAGTCGCACCCTTTGCTCGGCCCCGAGGACTCGAGCGAGCTGCTGTCAGCGTCGACGCGTGGCTGCTCTCCGCTGTACCTGCCTCAGTTCAGAACTGCTCCATGCACGAGGCAGCTCACGGCTCGCCCACAAGACACCCCAGGCGTGACAGTCAGTCGAGATCCCGCATCTACCAAAGTGGATTTGCATATGTTCCCTCAGACATAG